From the Nitrospinota bacterium genome, the window TATCCTGAACGTGACTGTATGTACCAACTACTACCGCATCGGATCGGTACTTGTTCAGCAGGTCTTTGCCTTTTCTCGTGAGATGAAACTCACCCTTGTTCTCCATGAAAAGGATATTTTCCGCCTGGCGTATCTCGTATACCCTGTAACCGGCTCTGTGGGCCTCGTGGATCAATCTCTCGGAGACATACCGCCCGAACCTGCTTGTATTGTCGAGGTTATCGAGATCAACTATCGTTGTAAATACCATCGACTTCATTTCAGGATCGTATTCCTTAAGATTTGTCGTTATCTGGCTCGAAAGGAGATGTATCTTGTGATTGAATTCAGTTGGGTCCGACGCAATCTTTTTTATTACCGGCTCCGGCGTATTGACAAATGTCTCTGCTGGCGCAGTGACCGTCGGCTCTGTATTTTGTTCCGCTGGAGGAGCCGAAACATCAGTTTCCATCGGTTTCTCCTTGGAGGCGCAAGAGAATGCAAGAACAGCTACTAATGGCAAAAGGAGCAAACCTCTCCCAAAGATAGTTGCCATAAAAGAGCGTACAGATTCAGTCATTTTCCACCTTCTTGTGAATTCTGATTAATTCAATGTTTTTCCATAACTTACATATCATTTCGGTGTTTTATTAAAAATACTTAATAGAGAAATCCGATAAGTAACACATTAATTATATTAGCCAAACTGCTACAATTCCCCTCCCCGGCCATACATCATTCGCGCTGATGCTGGGTTGCCGGAACTCCACTATCTGGATATATTGACTTATTTATCAACATATTACAATCATATACAAATCCCAAACGCGGTTTCGCGGAAATATCCAATTCTTTTTTTATCGGTATTTTAAAGCTGAAAAGAAACATCTTTTCCGGCAAATTTCTTCCGATATAAAAGAAATGCATGATTCGAGCCTTAAATAATCGTAGGATTTCCACTATGAACGGTAACGGAATAGTCGATGCTCACCTCCATATTTCTGAAACAGGCAA encodes:
- a CDS encoding FlgO family outer membrane protein, which produces MTESVRSFMATIFGRGLLLLPLVAVLAFSCASKEKPMETDVSAPPAEQNTEPTVTAPAETFVNTPEPVIKKIASDPTEFNHKIHLLSSQITTNLKEYDPEMKSMVFTTIVDLDNLDNTSRFGRYVSERLIHEAHRAGYRVYEIRQAENILFMENKGEFHLTRKGKDLLNKYRSDAVVVGTYSHVQDILTIHIRMLDHDTSRIISVGTATFMLKEDAFAQALINVKDIGDVETGTVVTLRPMGFSQ